The Xanthocytophaga agilis genome window below encodes:
- the nuoH gene encoding NADH-quinone oxidoreductase subunit NuoH: MDPLIVNALIILSIFGITLLIATYSTWAERKVAGYIQDRLGPNRAGWGGLMQPLADAGKMFFKEDFIPAHANKWLFIFGPSLAMLTACMASAVIPFGDSFIVGENIVLVQAIEVNIGILYVFGVVSLGVYGLMIGGWASNNKFSLLGAVRAASQNISYELAMGLSIIAIILMSGSLSLRTIVEGQHGGNWNILYQPLGFIIFLTCAFAECNRTPFDLPECETELIGGYHTEYSSMKLGFYLFAEYINMFASSAVTACLFFGGFNYPGMDAVQNQLISSLGEATGHNIATAIGIAVMFAKILFGIFFFMWVRWTLPRFRYDQLMNLGWKGLIPAAILNVILTGAGILLEMRWLSWVAVLIVIAIAVIQASASQKKELRAQRA, from the coding sequence ATGGATCCTCTTATAGTTAATGCACTTATCATATTGTCCATTTTTGGAATTACGTTGCTTATTGCAACCTATTCTACCTGGGCAGAACGTAAGGTAGCAGGATATATACAAGACAGATTGGGCCCTAACCGGGCTGGTTGGGGTGGTTTAATGCAACCTCTGGCTGATGCAGGTAAAATGTTTTTTAAAGAAGACTTTATTCCTGCACATGCGAATAAATGGTTATTCATCTTTGGTCCATCACTAGCAATGCTAACAGCATGTATGGCTAGTGCAGTAATACCATTTGGTGATAGCTTTATTGTAGGAGAGAATATTGTACTTGTGCAGGCCATCGAAGTAAACATTGGTATTCTGTATGTATTCGGTGTTGTATCACTGGGAGTATATGGATTAATGATTGGAGGATGGGCGTCAAACAACAAATTTTCGTTGTTAGGCGCGGTTCGTGCAGCTTCTCAAAACATAAGCTACGAATTAGCAATGGGACTTTCCATTATCGCTATCATATTAATGAGTGGATCGTTGTCATTACGTACTATTGTAGAAGGCCAACATGGTGGTAATTGGAATATCCTATATCAGCCTCTGGGATTTATTATTTTCCTTACCTGTGCTTTTGCAGAATGTAACCGTACGCCATTTGACTTACCTGAATGCGAGACAGAATTGATTGGTGGATACCATACAGAGTACAGCAGTATGAAATTAGGTTTCTACCTGTTTGCAGAATATATCAACATGTTTGCTTCTTCAGCAGTTACAGCATGCTTGTTCTTTGGTGGATTTAATTATCCAGGAATGGATGCAGTACAAAATCAATTAATTAGTTCATTAGGCGAAGCTACAGGACATAATATTGCAACGGCTATAGGTATTGCTGTAATGTTTGCAAAAATTCTGTTTGGAATATTCTTCTTTATGTGGGTACGCTGGACATTACCTCGTTTTCGCTATGATCAGTTGATGAACCTGGGTTGGAAAGGCTTAATTCCTGCAGCTATTCTGAATGTAATCCTTACAGGCGCTGGAATTTTGCTGGAAATGAGATGGTTATCATGGGTGGCAGTATTAATAGTAATAGCTATTGCTGTAATACAGGCATCTGCATCTCAGAAAAAAGAATTACGGGCTCAAAGAGCTTAA